In Plasmodium knowlesi strain H genome assembly, chromosome: 8, the DNA window taataacctaggaaagaactttcttttccctttccccctctgaaaaccttctttttctttttccccctttaagaaaccttcttactttccttctttcgagaaatcttctttcttattcCCTCCCTTCaaaacacgtaaaaaaaaaagaaaagattctttttctcccccctaaaggtggctaaaacatcaggccatatattattgttctaataaccgaggaaggaatcttcttccccctttaaggaaccttctttttcttccccccctttaaatcttcttcttttcttcccccctttaaggaaccttctttttcttccccctctaaatcttctttttcttttccccctctatgaaaaccttcttttccttttcctcctttaagaaaccttcttttttcttcctcctttaagaaaccttctttttcttcccccttttaaaaccttctttttcttcctccttcaaaaaccttctttcttcttcctccctctaatgaaccttcttttattccgtttaaaaccttctttttcttcccttaaggtgattaagcaccaggccatattattgttgttctaataaccgaggaaaaagaaccttctttcttctttctcttccctttagggaaccttccttttcttcctcctttaaaaaccttctttttctttctttttccttcccgttGAAaaccctctttttctttccccctttatgaaaccttctttatcttcccttaaggtgatTAAAAACCAGGCCATAtgttattgttctaataacctaggaaagaatcttcttcttcccctttaaaccttcttacTTCAGTTCCTTcgagaaatcttctttcttttttcctcctttaagaaaccttctttcttcttttccttcccttcgaaaaccttccttcctcccatttaaaaaccttctttctttcttttccttccctttaaaacaccttaaaaaaaaagaaaagattctttttctccccctagGGAAactaaacaccaggccatattattattctaataaccgaagaaagaatcttctttttccctttttcccctttaaaccttctttttcttcctcctttaaaaaccttttttttcttctcccccctaaaatcttctttttcttctccctttaaatcttctttttcttcccccttgaaaaccttcttttacttcccccctttaaatcttcttcccctataaatgttcttcttctttctcccttctataacctcctttttcttttccccctttagaaaccttctttctcttccccctcttaaaaccttcttccttttttctcctttaaaaccttctttctttttttccccctttgaaaaccttctttatctttccccccttccaaaatcttctttcttttttctcctttgaaaaccttctttttctttcccctttaaatcttccttttcttctgctttaaaccttctttccttttacccttttaaaaccttctttcttcttttcctcctttaagaaaccttctttcttcttttccccccttagggTGATTAAaaaccaggccatatattattgttctaaaaaaccgaggaaaaagaaccttccttcctcctttcgagaaaccttctttcttcttctctccctttaagaaaccttctttttcttccccctttaaaaaccttctttcttttcttccttccttaaaaaatcttctttctcttcctcctttaagaaaccttctttttctttcaccttaagaaaccttctttttttctacccccttaagaaaccttctttttcttccctctcgacctataaatcttcttttttttatccctttaaatcttctttttccttccccctttggaaaccttctttttcttttcccccctttaagaaaccttctttttttcttccccctctgagaaccttctttttcttccctttcgacCTATAAATctactttttcctccccctttaaatcttctttctcttcttctttaacaaacttttttctttttcctccttcaaaaccttcttcttcttccctctgaaaaacttcttcttttccttatccccctttaagaaaccttctttcttcttccctcctttaagaaaccttcttcctatccCTATTataaccttccttttcttccccctttaaaacctttcttcttcttccctttcgacctataaatcttctttttcttttccccccttttaagaaaccttctttttctttccttaatgaaccttctttttcttcccccccccaaatcttctttttcttccctttaaacctataaaccttctttttctttcccctttaaaaccttctttttcttccctctgaaaaccttctttttcttccctgtagaacttccttcttttattccgtttagaaccttctttttcttttccccccccttagtaaaccttctttctttcttttccttccctttgaaaaccttctctATCTTACCtatgaaccttctttcttttcctccctctcaaaaccttctttaatcttctttccctttgaaaaccttcttattctttttctcccttaagaaaccttctttcttcctcctttaaaacctttcttcttcttccctcagggatttaagtaccaggccatatattattgttctaataaccgaggaaaaagaacctttccttccttctttcctcccttaaaacttctttctttttccactttaaggaaccttctttttcttcaccctttgaaaaccttctttcttcttttccccttttaaaaaccttctttccttttccccttctcaaCCTTCTTACTTCAGTTCCTTcgagaaatcttctttttctttccctttgaaaaccttcttttctctttctcctttaagaaaccttctttttcttccctttgaaaaccttctttccttacctgtAAAACCTTGtttgttttctccctttaaaacaactataaaaaaaaagaaaagattctttttctccccccctaaaggtggctaaaatacgaggccatatattattgttgttctaaaacaccgaggaaaaagaaccttccttcttctttttcttcccccttaaaaatcttcctcttccttttcccccctttcaacatgtaataaaaaaaacgtcttatttcttccttccctttaagcattcgttcccttttcttttcatttctccacttattgttttttccaccctttcgaatcttccttcccttccgaTTGCATTCATATATACCtctctccttctctttcttttttcattattcctAAAACCCTTTGTGTTCTTCCAAATGTTTCATTCATCgtgaaagataaaaaattaaaaaaaaataaataaaataaatagaaGTAATAGCAATGACGACGACAATAATGTGTACCAATGCGTACCCTCCCTGATACGTGCTACCCCTCTAAATAAGTGACAGCACATAGGTTCACATCAAAGGAGAATAAAACCAATAGAAGTTCGCAATACATGTGAAAGAACATCCACATAAGTGATTTCTATAGCACTGTATAAAATAGCTGAAAGCAAGCATATGATAATCCTCCGTTCACTGTGCTGAGATTGAATAAATaagttataaaaagaaaaaagacataaaaaaaaaaaagaaaagaatatacatatgtacaggtGCGCATGaatatttgcacacatatgAGTTGGGGGGCCACGTAGGGGAACAAAAGATTCTgacataaaaatgttaaattAGGATGTCCTCTACAAAAAACAACGTTCGTGTGAAGTGCACCCACAACCAGAGCAGGGGGTCGGGGGGGGGCCCCACAAGGCTCACTTGTCTCCCTATATAATATACGTGTACGCACGAATAAAGCTTACGTGCGTCTAcccattccttccttcaaatagaaaatatttacGCGCACAAAAACATTCCACTGAGAACGTCACATGCGCGAATGCCGTCCTCCCCTCCTTATTTACAGCTCCCTCAGTTCAGCCGCGCGGGCGCGCTCACTTTCAGGTGTCCACTCCGTGGGTGTACagatttccttctttcccaaAGAATATGGGGCATGTACTTCCGAGCGCAGACAAATATTTCCTCCATGCTTTGGAGTTTATGCGTGCCTTGTTGCACACATGCAACGCCCCTGAGTTCATGCAGAACGCGCATTACGCCAATTCAAGAGAGAGTGAACAaaacacaattaaaaaacTTGTAAACGACGCGTACACATTATATCAGAGTTTCAAATATTTAACAAATTTGTATTAAATGTGGCGTCAGGAAAAGTAAGCCATGAAGAAATGAGGGAAAGCAATGCTAAAGAGGTGCGCAAATACATGTCCCATATGAGGTTCCTCCATGTAAgtacaaaagaaaaggattCCGGTGCTCTTCCGATCGACCGGCAGAGCGAGTCAGTGTTTCTCCCCGTCTGAAAGTTCGATGTCACTACATATATCCCTGTCATGATTTccgcttttcattttcctcatttgcCAATTCCATGACTCAATCCCCTCACCtgctcttttattctttaaaCAAATATAATCCTTGTCGCTATGCAGTTTGGCTAGTTCACTATACGTGAACGACTTATCTTCGAATTCCTCCATCGTCATTTTGTTCGCCACAAAAACACTACTCCCCTTTTCCATCAAAATTCTGTCATTCTTCATGTTTATAATTCCGTGTATTATGCACAAAATAGATATCGCCGTGAAAAATATGAGGATTAAGATGGTGAATAAAACTGCGAACTCTGTGTTCAGTGGCTTCAGTGCTTCCATGTATGGCTTGAAGATGTTCCCTTTGGTTATCCCCTCTTCCAGGAGGGTGTTAATTTTCACATTCTGCAAggataaataaatatgcaacaaaatgtgcggaaaaggcaaaaggaTGAAATCTAATGCACAaagtaaaatggaaaaaaagatgcaACATGCCGGTAAGTTCCAGCAGATTCGAGCTACTACATTGTGTGAGTTTCATGTGCCTTACGATTAGCGCCACAGTGATCATTAAGCTCTTGAAGGCCGGTATGTCCTTCATGAGGCCAACAAATTTGAGCTTAAGTGCACTGATGGCCTTGATTATTGCGTGGTCCTCGTCCAGGTGTAGGTGCAGGATGGTCACTGTGGAAAGAGGGGAACATGGGGAGAATGAAGCGTCTGGGGTGTAAGACGACCTACGAAAAAAGGCGATGTGCACAACACGACGTGTAACGCGAACGACAACGTTTGAAACAATGGTGAGATTCTCCAACCTGCCTCTAACGGGCACACCCACCTATTGCCACGATTATGTATAACACAGCCATGATATTGGAGAGGATGTACATTACGCCGTGGGGCATACATCCGCATTTTGCCTGCCTCCCAACTCCTTCTATGAATGACCAGACGAACTGGAACAGGTGGGAATCCACGGCACTGCCATTTTGACAAGTAGTTCataaaatggacaaaaaaaaaaaaaaacgcacatacttacatatgtgcgCGCAAAACAACCGAGGCGAGTGCTGTTACGCGAAATGGCTATAAATGACAACAAAGTTAAGGAAGGACATTTATTTAAACATCCCTTTTGCTTCATTTCGTCCTATTCCGCGGCAGTTCTCTCTCTTGGGGGCGCTTTGTTTACCCCCCTGCTGCATGCGCAGACTGTGCATTCATCTTCGCGAAGTTGCGCAAAGGggtaattaaaataaaaagaaaatttattctTCACGAATATGGGATGTTTACTCATTTCTGAAAAACAGCACGAGTGTACTTTTCTCATTTGACATTCGCAAGGAGCATTTTGTCGTATGTTTGCACAGTGATTACTTTattcctctcttttttttccaccccggAGAAGTGAAAATTGCGCGCTCTGTGTATAGCTATAACAttttgaagggaaaaaaaaaataaaataaaaaaatgatatcgTATTAACGGGCATGCTCATCATAACATGACATAGCACGCGCAACAAGCGAAGCAGATGACGATGCTCATAAAGGGGTCCCTTCCAAAAGAGTGCCCCATCGCAGTGAGCCCCCCCAACAACCACGCTGctacacagaaaaaagaagcgcACAAAATGTTCGGAAAATGTTCAGGGAAGCCTTTTCAAAACGACTGCTCCACCTGCTGAGCGTAAACCGAATGATGTTCCGTGGCCCGTGTAAGTGCGCGTACCATTTTCAGAAAACGAACATTCCCAGAAAGGGGGGATATGCTGCGCATGTGAAAGGGGAGGGAGGAACCAAGCGCCTGGAGCACTTGGTGGTGAGGATAAGTCGCAATAGGAGAAGTGACCCGTTTGAGGAGTCGGGGGGGGAGAGAGTGGCGCCCCGTCCGGCGGATAGCCAAGCCGAATATGGGGCAAGGTTCAGTACTAATGGTGGCACAGATAATGGTGGACACTTTACGGCCAGTCCTAGCCCAAATGATGAAAGTGAAAAGAGTGGGAAGGAGTATCTGCTGAATGAATTGAATGAGTTTGTCTCCGTGGGTAAGCGGAGAGAGGAAGGTGGCGGTACGGTGAAATCCTCCACCCAGGGTGAAAACCCCAACGAGAGTGGACACCTCACACAGGATGACCCCCCTGGACAGCGTGAACACCCCGTGGGCGTCGATCACGATGAAGAAGTAAAGTTGGAAAGGCTATTAAAGAAGAGacaaggaataaaaagagacaTCGTAACAATAACGGAAAAAGCAagggatgaaataaaaaaactgaTCAAAGAATATCACAGTAAAGAAGATAAGGACACAAATTATGTTTTAAAGTTATTCTACATAATTAAGGGATGTAATGGATTAACACATTCCTTCAACTTCGTCCATAGGAATGAGCTGCATGTGAATGATGAGCTTATTTTCGAAGACGAATCTAGGAAGAATATCCTTCTAGCCATTGATAGTAAGTGTGTACTCTACGTTATTAACACTACGCTTGATTATTACAGGGACGACCTGACGGAGCGGTTCATCTTCACCAACCCGAACGTCACTTCCGTTTGTCCCTGCGGGACGAGCTTCCACTTTAACCCAGGCGGGAGTTGATTCGCATGCACTTTCGTACACACACGAGTTTACCATTCTTAACCATCCACCAACCTGTGTTcacgactttttttttttttttttttctccgtgcAACAACCTTTCCCAAATGAACCTTACCACAATgtcattaatttttattttacacaaACGGCCTGTTCAGCAAGGAGCAGTGTCATCGCGCGGGGCGCCTTCGTTTTGCATTTTGATCGTCTCCAGCAAACTGTCCATGTCTATTTCGCCCTCCTTGACGTAGTTTAAGTCCTGCGCAGTGAAGAGGTGAAGGGAAATGATAAAACGATAATAGTTGTAGGGGGAAGTGGCGTCCAAGTAATAAGCACCAGGACGAAGCATTCATCAACATGTAAGCGCCTGCACCCCTGCGAGGGTATCTTTGCCGCATTACCTTCGGGTACAAATTCGCGTTCTTCTTGTAGATCGCCTCATCCTTCGTGATGCAGTAGTAGAGGATGCCATCACAAATGTATAGATCAGAATGTGTTTCCTCTTTGACAGTGCCGCCTTcgttcttccccccctccttttcctgCGTGCAATGCTGCGGACGCCCCTTTGTGCCAGTCGCCATGTGCACCTCGCCGCTCACCCTTTTAAGTACTTTGAGAGGTTCTACTTCAAATGAGGATGCATCAATTTTGTAGATGCCTGTACCATTTGGGTGGCCCACATCTGTACCCCCTTCTGCACCCCCCCCTGCAGGGGCATCCACCCCATCGGTGAAGAGATAGTTagtaaaaattttgttcgtAAGAACGGGATGCTTGTTTTTGAAGAGCCATCTTTTGGCATTTATGAGGagaacttttttcttcttcgttctTTTAAACGTGTGGATGTATAACTGCAAAATGTAGTGGTCCTGGGGGAAGCTCTCCTTAATGTGTTTTTCGAAGAAGATACGTATCGTCTGTATTATTTCTTCTATTACGTCTGGTTTGGACAGGAAGTCGAAGTAATAATTCAGACACTTCTGAGACACGGCCACTATACTGTTGGAATAAACATACACATCGAAAAGGAAGCAGAGGTTGAGATTTACGTATTTTGAGAGAATGATATAGTTGTCTCTGTTCGTTTCTTTCTGTTTCAACACCTTGTAAACGTCTGTAGAGCTTTTCAGCATTAGTAGGGCATCATATAGGGTGTTAACCTCAAGGCTGAAATTGTTAACGAATGATCCTTTCCTTAAATTTTTGTTATTCACTCGCAGGAAAACACTTCCGTTCAGTGATTCGATGGCTTCCTGTATTTCCTCCAGTTGACTCCGGAACTGCTCGCTTTTGAAGAGGTTCTGTCGTTTGCGCTTTTCGCACTTATCATCCTGAATGTAACTCTGCGTGAGGTCGCTTTCGTGGCACCCTAACTtagtttcttcctttacatcAGTGCTACAAACCATGTGTGCACTTTTCATTTCTGAGTGGGTGCCATCCTGTGACTCTTCCGACGATGTGTCCGAATATGAATCCAATGACGAGTACTCATTATCCTCTTCCTGTACAGCCCGCAGTGTGTTCCGTTTTACATAACTTGGGAGGAAAACAGAATCGAGCAGGAGGTACTCGACAAAAAtgtcattcatttttatgtacctcGACTTTATCATGATGTTATGATATTGCTCATAGAGTTCTTTGTACCCTATGGAATTGCTCTTCTTCAAAGTGGAGTTGTAAAATTCAGGTTCGAACAGGTCGAACAGGAGGGTATTGATCCGGTGGATTCTGCTTCTTATGTCATTTGCCGATGGGGTGAGGGGACAACACCATTCGTGAAAATTTTGGAATAaaatctttttcttcttatcctCCAATTTGGTTTCTCCACTTACCGAGTGTAACTTGATGGCACTAAGAAGTCGATTGACGATTTCTCGCTCA includes these proteins:
- a CDS encoding iron-sulfur assembly protein, putative — its product is MFREAFSKRLLHLLSVNRMMFRGPCKCAYHFQKTNIPRKGGYAAHVKGEGGTKRLEHLVVRISRNRRSDPFEESGGERVAPRPADSQAEYGARFSTNGGTDNGGHFTASPSPNDESEKSGKEYLLNELNEFVSVGKRREEGGGTVKSSTQGENPNESGHLTQDDPPGQREHPVGVDHDEEVKLERLLKKRQGIKRDIVTITEKARDEIKKLIKEYHSKEDKDTNYVLKLFYIIKGCNGLTHSFNFVHRNELHVNDELIFEDESRKNILLAIDSKCVLYVINTTLDYYRDDLTERFIFTNPNVTSVCPCGTSFHFNPGGS
- a CDS encoding D123 family, putative; amino-acid sequence: MVTAYSGMQGDKGGAVQKGEVDEVAEADGITDDCQCVTHPLGEDTVLLSSLLYEYLMDNFESIHLILNTRKVKDSLVRHVKEKVRELRMHVEDCKHASQDEGKTKLLRYDPSLQMVSQIHLDGLLLLSTDETDVEYNHNLVKVGIDLHLDRGVATVISNECTLISRKWNYDLDGIVTGKGKMVDGNSKEAQEKGLNGVDTSKEVATQNQLKVVLRRNVMKDTDALHSIDARITQNDEREIVNRLLSAIKLHSVSGETKLEDKKKKILFQNFHEWCCPLTPSANDIRSRIHRINTLLFDLFEPEFYNSTLKKSNSIGYKELYEQYHNIMIKSRYIKMNDIFVEYLLLDSVFLPSYVKRNTLRAVQEEDNEYSSLDSYSDTSSEESQDGTHSEMKSAHMVCSTDVKEETKLGCHESDLTQSYIQDDKCEKRKRQNLFKSEQFRSQLEEIQEAIESLNGSVFLRVNNKNLRKGSFVNNFSLEVNTLYDALLMLKSSTDVYKVLKQKETNRDNYIILSKYVNLNLCFLFDVYVYSNSIVAVSQKCLNYYFDFLSKPDVIEEIIQTIRIFFEKHIKESFPQDHYILQLYIHTFKRTKKKKVLLINAKRWLFKNKHPVLTNKIFTNYLFTDGVDAPAGGGAEGGTDVGHPNGTGIYKIDASSFEVEPLKVLKRVSGEVHMATGTKGRPQHCTQEKEGGKNEGGTVKEETHSDLYICDGILYYCITKDEAIYKKNANLYPKDLNYVKEGEIDMDSLLETIKMQNEGAPRDDTAPC